Proteins encoded within one genomic window of Anopheles gambiae chromosome 3, idAnoGambNW_F1_1, whole genome shotgun sequence:
- the LOC133394081 gene encoding histidine-rich protein PFHRP-II-like, producing MKCIIAVATVLLLAVGAAQADYAAKGYAKHGGHHVPCGSNLLFSCAPNVAHVPCVPAHGHDHHAPAPAYHAPAHHAPAHHAPAPAYHAPAHHAPAPAYHAPAPAYHAPAHKY from the coding sequence ATGAAGTGCATCATTGCTGTCGctaccgtgctgctgctggccgtcGGAGCCGCACAGGCTGACTACGCCGCCAAGGGATACGCCAAACACGGCGGACATCACGTGCCGTGCGGATCGAACCTGCTGTTCAGCTGCGCTCCCAACGTTGCGCACGTGCCCTGCGTCCCTGCCCACGGACACGACCATCATGCTCCGGCGCCGGCCTACCACGCACCCGCTCACCACGCGCCCGCCCACCATGCCCCGGCCCCGGCTTACCACGCTCCGGCCCATCACGCTCCGGCCCCGGCTTACCACGCACCGGCACCGGCCTACCACGCACCAGCCCACAAGTACTGA
- the LOC133392907 gene encoding vitelline membrane protein 15a-2-like gives MNTIVAAVILSIVVVGAMGDYAAPAKYEAPAKAYHAPAPAYHAPAHHAPAPAYHAPAPHHGGYAHHSAPVVHAYAAKAPHVKCGANLLVGCAPNVAHVPCVPAHGGHGGYAAPAHAPAMHHGYAAPAHGYRSFSEADQASAAFDFEE, from the coding sequence ATGAACACCATCGTAGCAGCAGTCATCCTctccatcgtcgtcgtcggtgccATGGGCGATTACGCCGCCCCGGCCAAGTACGAGGCGCCCGCCAAGGCGTACCACGCCCCGGCCCCGGCCTACCACGCTCCGGCTCACCACGCCCCGGCCCCGGCCTACCACGCACCGGCTCCCCACCACGGCGGATACGCTCACCACTCGGCTCCGGTTGTCCACGCTTACGCCGCCAAGGCCCCGCATGTCAAGTGCGGCGCTAACCTGCTGGTCGGCTGCGCTCCCAACGTTGCCCACGTGCCGTGCGTCCCCGCCCACGGCGGACACGGTGGATACGCCGCCCCTGCCCACGCCCCGGCCATGCACCATGGATACGCCGCACCCGCCCACGGATACCGCTCGTTCTCCGAGGCTGACCAGGCTTCGGCGGCTTTCGATTTCGAGGAATAA